A region of Lycium barbarum isolate Lr01 chromosome 1, ASM1917538v2, whole genome shotgun sequence DNA encodes the following proteins:
- the LOC132642081 gene encoding DUF21 domain-containing protein At4g14240-like, which translates to MQTINAMAVVRMAMRGPNNNNNNNNNNSLEAEIAFGTVTWFVYAGLSCFLVLFAGIMSGLTLGLMSLGLVELEILQRSGTPSEKKQAAAILPVVQKQHQLLVTLLLCNAAAMEALPIYLDKMFNQYVAIILSVTFVLAFGEVIPQAICTRYGLAVGANFVWLVRVLMVICYPIAYPIGKILDCVLGHHEVLFRRAQLKALVSIHSQEAGKGGELTHDETTIISGALDLTEKTAEEAMTPIESTFSLDVNSKLDWEAMGKIIARGHSRVPVYSGSPKNIIGLLLVKSLLTVRAETETPVSAVSIRRIPRVPADMPLYDILNEFQKGSSHMAAVVKLKGKSKKTPSVFEEEKSDDSTVTSGNPNVTAHLLTAKGEKPDCVAIDINKATVPAATPPTSGDVVTNGLPESSDDIEDAEVIGIITLEDVFEELLQEEIVDETDEYVDVHKRIRVAAAAAASSVARAPSTRRLTAQKGTEVQSKQGQNPKKSSEDISMSRRTQGNLGEPLLVVTRDKEP; encoded by the exons ATGCAGACGATCAATGCAATGGCAGTAGTTCGAATGGCGATGAGAGgccccaataataataataataataataataataattcccTTGAGGCGGAAATAGCATTTGGGACTGTAACATGGTTCGTCTATGCAGGGTTGTCATGTTTTTTGGTGCTGTTTGCCGGAATAATGTCCGGATTGACATTGGGACTCATGTCTTTGGGCCTCGTTGAGCTCGAAATCCTTCAGCGAAGTGGCACCCCCTCTGAGAAAAAGCAAGCAG CTGCAATACTTCCCGTTGTTCAGAAGCAACACCAGCTTCTTGTGACCCTACTTCTATGTAATGCGGCTGCAATGGAGGCCCTACCAATATACCTGGACAAAATGTTCAACCAATATGTGGCTATTATATTATCAGTAACTTTTGTCTTGGCATTTGGAGAG GTTATACCTCAAGCAATATGTACAAGGTACGGACTTGCGGTGGGTGCAAACTTTGTTTGGCTTGTTCGTGTTCTGATGGTTATATGCTACCCAATTGCTTACCCCATAGGGAAG ATCCTAGACTGTGTGTTAGGACATCATGAAGTACTCTTTAGACGAGCTCAGTTAAAAGCTCTTGTTTCTATCCACAGTCAAGAG GCTGGCAAGGGAGGTGAACTTACACATGATGAAACAACAATCATTAGTGGAGCATTAGATTTGACTGAGAAG ACTGCTGAGGAGGCCATGACACCCATTGAGTCGACATTTTCATTGGATGTCAATTCAAAGCTGGACTG GGAGGCAATGGGTAAAATTATTGCTCGGGGTCATAGCCGAGTTCCAGTCTACTCAGGCAGTCCAAAGAATATAATTGGACTTCTACTA GTAAAAAGTCTTCTTACCGTACGTGCAGAAACTGAGACACCAGTTAGTGCTGTTTCCATCCGCAGAATTCCACG AGTTCCGGCTGATATGCCACTATATGACATACTAAACGAGTTTCAAAAGGGTAGCAGTCATATGGCTGCAGTAGTGAAGCTTAAAGGGAAAAGCAAAAAAACTCCCTCTGTATTTGAGGAAGAGAAATCTGATGACAGTACAGTCACCAGTGGAAATCCAAATGTAACTGCACATCTTTTGACGGCAAAGGGTGAAAAGCCAGATTGTGTCGCCATTGATATCAACAAGGCTACAGTACCAGCAGCAACACCTCCGACATCAGGTGATGTAGTGACAAATGGATTGCCTGAGTCATCAGATGATATAGAGGATGCTGAAGTAATAGGTATTATCACTTTGGAAGATGTTTTTGAAGAACTTTTACAG GAGGAAATAGTAGACGAGACTGATGAATATGTTGACGTACATAAGAG GATACGTGTGGCGGCAGCAGCAGCAGCTTCATCAGTGGCACGCGCTCCATCAACCCGGAGGTTAACAGCCCAAAAGGGAACC GAAGTGCAAAGCAAGCAAGGACAAAACCCAAAAAAGTCGAGCGAGGACATTTCCATGTCAAGAAGGACGCAAGGGAATCTCGGAGAGCCTCTTCTTGTGGTAACAAGAGATAAAGAGCCGTAG
- the LOC132642087 gene encoding stem-specific protein TSJT1-like translates to MLGIFSSSIVSPPEELVAAGSRTPSPKMTGEALVNRFIKTESLAVSVKINGHVQLAYTHNNESAFLPRSFAVKDEIFCLFEGSLDNLGSLRQQYGLVKSANEVVLMIEAYKALRDRAPYPPSHVVSHLQGNFAFIVFDKSTSTLFVATDQVGKIPLYWGITADGYVAFADDADLLKGACGKSLASFPQGCFFSTTVGELRSYENPKNKITAIPATEEEIWGAKSMVEGGAVVAATK, encoded by the exons ATGTTGGGTATTTTTAGCAGCTCCATTGTATCACCGCCTGAGGAGTTGGTGGCAGCCGGAAGCCGGACCCCGTCACCTAAGATGACAGGGGAGGCTCTGGTGAACCGGTTCATTAAAACCGAGTCGTTGGCTGTGTCCGTGAAGATCAACGGTCATGTTCAACTAGCTTACACTCACAACAATGAGTCCGCTTTTCTGCCAAG GTCATTTGCCGTTAAGGATGAAATATTTTGCTTGTTTGAGGGATCTCTCGACAACTTAGGAAGTTTGAGACAACAATACGGGCTGGTCAAGTCTGCAAATGAGGTGGTATTGATGATTGAAGCATACAAGGCACTTCGTGATCGGGCACCTTACCCTCCAAGCCATGTTGTCAGTCACCTTCAAGGCAATTTTGCATTTATCGTTTTTGACAAGTCCACTTCTACATTGTTTGTGGCTACT GATCAAGTCGGTAAGATACCTCTATATTGGGGAATCACTGCTGATGGATATGTGGCCTTTGCTGATGATGCTGATTTGCTGAAAGGTGCTTGTGGCAAGTCTCTTGCTTCTTTCCCTCAAG GGTGTTTCTTCTCTACAACAGTTGGAGAACTGAGAAGCTATGAGAATCCTAAAAACAAGATCACTGCCATTCCTGCTACTGAGGAAGAAATATGGGGTGCAAAATCCATG GTTGAAGGGGGAGCAGTTGTTGCAGCCACAAAATAG
- the LOC132613315 gene encoding organelle RRM domain-containing protein 6, chloroplastic-like: protein MSLFCLPCNNSLISPSQSFTSSASGHASAFKPLFPSLPVVSLEKISNFKPSILIDLSQNKSHFPRCLGSSVEPHNHANSTTSIFLKGLAKSTSEGRLKVVFSQFGDVSRVKILTDKKSKQPLGFAYIWFPDNESAQSAVQEMNGKFLDGRFIQVQMAKPGSCKPNVKTAPYKF from the exons ATGTCTCTATTTTGCTTACCCTGTAATAATTCCTTAATTTCACCCTCCCAATCGTTTACATCATCTGCAAGTGGACATGCCTCGGCTTTCAAACCCCTATTTCCTTCTCTACCCGTTGTTAGTTTGGAAAAAATTTCAAACTTTAAGCCGAGTATTTTAATTGACCTGTCTCAGAACAAATCTCACTTTCCCAGGTGCTTGGGTTCTTCAGTTGAACCACATAATCATGCAAATTCTACTACAAGTATATTCCTCAAAG GACTAGCAAAGTCAACATCAGAGGGAAGATTGAAGGTGGTATTTTCACAATTTGGAGATGTCAGTCGAG TCAAGATCCTAACTGATAAGAAAAGTAAGCAACCGTTGGGGTTTGCATATATCTGGTTTCCCGATAATGAATCCGCACAATCTGCTGTCCAAGAGATGAATGGAAAG TTCTTAGATGGCAGGTTTATACAGGTTCAAATGGCAAAGCCTGGATCTTGCAAGCCGAATGTCAAGACAGCACCTTACAAGTTCTAG